The genomic DNA GCGCGGGTGCGCGGGCATTACCGCTTCGTCTTCTCCATCGAGCGCCTCGACGAGGCCGTCCAGCGCCTCAAGCTCTTCTTTCGAGCGGCGCGTTAACGGTTGACAAGTCTTCTTCCCGGTGACATGAGGGAGGCCTCTTCCAGGTCAAAATCCAGTCCATACCTATGTCCGATGCGGAGGCCTATCCGGCTATGAACGTCTATTCGATTCGCCTTATCCCCAGCCTTAAACTCAAACTTTGCCAGTTTTTGGGCATCGCCAGCACGATGGCGGTCGACGAGCTGGCGCAGCGCCTGGATCGCTTGGAGCTCAAGCTTGACCGGCTCGACGTCCAGATGCGCCGCTCTTCGCGGCGCCAGCTGGTCCTGCCGGTCGCGGCCAAGGCCGAGACGAACCCCCCCGTAAAAAAAAAGCCCTCCCGTCCGGCACGGGTGGCGGCCTCGAGGCCGCCTAAGGCCAAGCCCCGCCTGGCGGAGGTCACTCCCCTCGCTCGCCCTGAGCCGGCCGTCGGAGACCTCGTCGCCGCTGCGGAGGCGACCAGCCCTCCATTAATCCCGGTCGTCGCGGAGACCCCGGCTCCGGCGGCGGCGCCCTTGGAAGAGGCCGTCATCCTGATCGCCGCCGAGGAGGGCACGCGCCGAGCGGTGCAGGACTATTTCGGCCCGCGGGTGACGGTCATCGAGGTCGAGGGCGTGCAGCACCTCGCCCGCCAAGAGGCCGCGCGCGAGACGCTCGAGCCGCTCAGTCGCGCCCAAGGCGGGACCCGTTGGATCGGATTGTCGAGTTATTTGACCCTGGCCTTCGCCGAATCCATGCCGCAGCGCGAGGACTTCGCGACGTTCTTGACGCGGCCGCTGAACGCCGCCGCCTTGGCGGGGGTCTTCGGCGTGGCGCCGGAGGCGGCTATCTCCGCATCGGGTCGCACTGACCCGGCTTGAGCGGGATCTGAGGCCGTTTCTTCTCTTCTTCCCGGATCTGCTTGACCTTCAGCGAGTCGGTGTCCGTGGGCTGTCCCACCCGCATGGCCAGCTCGTTGGTCATGCGCGCGGTGATCATGTCGCGGATGCTGCCTTGGCCGCGCAGGTCGGCGTCGAGGAATTTTTCGATCTTGGCGTTGGAGGCCGAGGTCGCCATCAGGGCGTCCAGCAGGTCGCGGAAGGAAAAGCCCGTTCCCAGCTCTTGCAACTTGGCGAGCATCGCCTTGCAGTCGCCGCAGACGGCCTGAAACCAACCGGCCTTTTCTTGACAATAAAGACATTTGGCCACGAAATACGCTCCTGCCGTAACCTTTCTCGAATTTTCGGGTAATGAAAAGGGAAAAAATCCATGTCGGATAACGTCGCGGGCCTGGTGCGGGCCTACCTCAAGGAATTGATGGACTTCCAGCCGGTCTGGGCGGGGGCCCTGGGCGAGGAGCGCTACGCCTCGCGCAGCGCGGACCTCTCTGAGGCGCGGATCGAGCGCCACCTCGCGGCCCTGCGCGGGATCGAGGCCGAAGGGCGGGGGGTCCGCCCCGGCGCCGCCTGGACCGACGATCGCCTCGAGTTCGAGCTGCTGAGGAGCGATCTCGCCCTGCGCCTCAAGGAGTGGGGCGAGTGGCGCAAGTACCGCCAAGATCCTTCCCTCTACGTGGGCGAGCTGATCTACGGGCTTTGGTACGTCTTCCTGCGCATCCCTTCCAAGGGCGGCAAGGTCGAGGCCGCCTTGGCCCGTTTGCGGGGCGCGCGCTCGGTCGTCGCCGCCGCCATGGGGAACTTGGGACGGCCTCCGAAATTATGGACACGGATCGCCCTCGAGGAGTGCGAGGGCTACCTGGGCTTTTTGCGCGAGGTTCGCGGGGAATTATTGCGCCTGGCGCCCAAGCGGCGCCGGGAGATCCTCGCCGCCTGCGCCGAGGCGGAGGCCGCGGGCGGAGACCTGCTTAAGTTCCTGCGCGGGCCGCTCGCCAAGCGGTCCGACGGGGACTACGCGGTGGGGCGGGCCGACTTCGAGTATCTGCTCAAGACCTACCACCGCTACGACCTCAGCGCGGCGGAGCTGAAAACTCTCGGCGAGCGGCAGTTCGCCGCGACGCTCGAGCAGCTCGAGGCCCAGGCCCGCGCGATCGACCCGAAGAAGCCCTGGCATCGCCTGGCGGAAGAGGCGAAGCGCCGCCACCCCAAGGCGGGCGACCTGCTCTCCGTCTATCGCCGGGAGACGCGGCGGCTGCGGCGCTTCGTCGCGGAGCGCGGCCTGGTCACCCTGCCGCGCGGAGAGAGCCTGAAGGTGATCGAGACGCCCGCCTTCACGCGCAGTACGATCCCCTTCGCGGCTTACGTGGATCCGCCGATGTTCCGCGGTGCGAACCGCGGCACCTTCTTCGTCACGCCGGTCACGGTCCGGGACCCGCGGAAGGCCGAGGCCCTGCTCGGCGAGCACAATTTCGGCGCGCTCCGCGTCACCGCCCTGCACGAGGGTTATCCGGGGCATCACTTACAGTTCGCCGTCCAGCGCCACGCGCCGGGCTGGATGATGCGCACCTACAACTGCAGCAGTTTCTACGAGGGCTGGGCCCTGTACTGCGAGGAGATGATGTACGAGGCGGGCTGCTACGACGCCTGGGGAAGGCTGATCCAGCTGAAGGACAAGCTGTGGCGGGCCTGCCGGGTGATCGTCGACGTCAACCTGCACACGCGGGCGATGAGCGACGCGGAGGCGGTGCGCTTCATGGCGCGCGAGCTGAAGATGAGCCCCGTCTCCGCCCGCGCCGACGTCAACTGGTACACGATGCGCCCGACGGTGCCGCAGAGCTACCTGACGGGGATGCTGCGGCTTAAGACCCTGCGCGAGAAGCTGAAGAAGCGGTGGGGTGCGAAATTTTCGCTGCGGAAATTTCACGATGCCGTCCTCCGCTGCGGCGCGATCCCGGTTCCTCTATTAGAGAAGTCCCTGTAGGGGCGTATCGTACAGCCTCTCCCTAACTGCAAGAGCCCACGGCGCGAGGGGGATATGCCTTGCGCGACCCTCAGAAAGATCGAACACCTTAAGGCCTATATAATTTCGATCTTTCTGCGGAGGGCGGGCCCCGGCCTGAGGGGCCCGACCGTGTCGCGCAGGGCATATCCCCCTCGCCCCGGGGGCGGACGGGGCAAAAGGAAAAAGTCACTTAGCTCTACAAAATAAGCGGGACTTAGCCACAAGGTTCGCCCCCGCGGTTGCTTTCCACCGACGCCTCGCGTATAGCCCGGGTCCTATGTCTCCCGTTCTCATCTTCGACCTCGACGGCACCCTGATCGACTCCAAAAAGGATATCGCCGACAGCCTCAACTACGCGCTGGAGCGGGAGGGCTTCGCGACGCTTCCCGACAAGAAGATCGAGGAGCTGGTGGGTCACGGCGCCAAGACCCTGGTGCGCGACGCCTTGGGCAATCCCAGCGACGAGGCCTTGGGCCGCGTCTTTCTCACCTTTTGGAATCGCTACCACGACCACCTCCTCGACCAAACGCGGCTCTATCCGGGCGTCCTGGAATTTCTCGAAGAGTACCGGCACCTGCCCAAGGCGGTAGTGACAAATAAGCCCGAGCTGTTTTCCCAAAAGATCCTAGAAGGCCTGGGCGTGCGCTCCCACTTCCGCTGGCTGATCGGCGGCGACACCCTGCCCATCCAAAAGCCCGACCCCGAAGTTTTCCGTCCGATCTTCCGCGACTTAGGCGCCCCCGCCCCAGGGGTCATGGTGGGGGACTCCCACGTCGACATCGAGTGCGGCCGCGCGGCCGGCCTGGCCACCTGCGCGGTCAGCTACGGCTTTAGGCCGCGCGAGGAGCTGCTGGCCTACGAGCCCGATTATTTGATCGATTCCTTCGCCGATTTCTCGCGGTTGCCTTTTTTGCGCGAGGCATCTATTTTCGGCTAGACCTATGAAGCGCCATGCCCTCGCCGCCAAGCTGATCGGTTTTCTGGCCCTCGTGGTCCTCTCGGCCCCGGGCGTCAACGCCGCCGGGAAGAAGCCCAGCGGCGGCCTTCCGCATTGGGTGACCGAGATCCCAATCCCGCAAAATGAGACCCTCTACCTCGTCCTGAAAGGGAGCTTCTCCAGTCGCAAGCAGGCGGAGGAGCTGCAGCGTTTCATCCAGCAGCTGATGGTCAAGGTCCCCGGCGACGGCGTCGACCAAAGCGACCATTACGCGGGCCTGCCTCCCGGTAAGTACGTCGTCGGCATGCTCTTCGACACCAAGGAGAGGGCGCTCTGGTGGATGGACTTCTCCTACCGCAAC from Deltaproteobacteria bacterium PRO3 includes the following:
- a CDS encoding DUF885 domain-containing protein produces the protein MSDNVAGLVRAYLKELMDFQPVWAGALGEERYASRSADLSEARIERHLAALRGIEAEGRGVRPGAAWTDDRLEFELLRSDLALRLKEWGEWRKYRQDPSLYVGELIYGLWYVFLRIPSKGGKVEAALARLRGARSVVAAAMGNLGRPPKLWTRIALEECEGYLGFLREVRGELLRLAPKRRREILAACAEAEAAGGDLLKFLRGPLAKRSDGDYAVGRADFEYLLKTYHRYDLSAAELKTLGERQFAATLEQLEAQARAIDPKKPWHRLAEEAKRRHPKAGDLLSVYRRETRRLRRFVAERGLVTLPRGESLKVIETPAFTRSTIPFAAYVDPPMFRGANRGTFFVTPVTVRDPRKAEALLGEHNFGALRVTALHEGYPGHHLQFAVQRHAPGWMMRTYNCSSFYEGWALYCEEMMYEAGCYDAWGRLIQLKDKLWRACRVIVDVNLHTRAMSDAEAVRFMARELKMSPVSARADVNWYTMRPTVPQSYLTGMLRLKTLREKLKKRWGAKFSLRKFHDAVLRCGAIPVPLLEKSL
- a CDS encoding HAD family hydrolase; the protein is MSPVLIFDLDGTLIDSKKDIADSLNYALEREGFATLPDKKIEELVGHGAKTLVRDALGNPSDEALGRVFLTFWNRYHDHLLDQTRLYPGVLEFLEEYRHLPKAVVTNKPELFSQKILEGLGVRSHFRWLIGGDTLPIQKPDPEVFRPIFRDLGAPAPGVMVGDSHVDIECGRAAGLATCAVSYGFRPREELLAYEPDYLIDSFADFSRLPFLREASIFG